The following DNA comes from Anaerolineales bacterium.
CCCAAAGATAGGTTTACTGAAAATGGGCTTGACGTTGATGAACTTCTTGAAATACGACAGGCCCAGGGCCCGAATTCCGTAAACCTGCACCATGACCACGACGGTCAGGGCGAGCGCCACGGTGAAATTCAAGTCTGTCGACACTACCCGCACAAAGGGCACGATCGAATACGATCCGGAGGTCGACGCCGCAGCGGCTTGCGTACTTTGCTTCACGATCGTGATGATCGAGAGATTCCCAAATTGTCCTAATTCTTGAATGGGATATCCTTCGTGCTGCACGCCATGGACTTCCCCGATACTGTCGACGCCGGGGATCAATTCCATCCAATTCGCCATGAGTACGATGAGAACGATGCTCGCCATCCAGGGGAAAAACTGCTTGGCCCATTTACCCGCCGTCGTTTCTGCCAATCCGTACAGTGCTTCCAGTACGGTCTGTATCGCACCGACGACCCCCCTGAACACCAGCTCACCGCTGCGAATGGCACGATGTACGGCAAAAGCCAGCAGCAGCACAATGAGATCGACGATTAAAGTGGCAACGATTGTGTTGGTGAGATAAATCTCACCGACGAGGGGAAGCGTGATGGGGCCGGCTAACTCTTCAGCCGGCAACTGTACGTGCGGCAGGATCGGGGGAAAGGCTTTGGCGGCTAACACACCCAGAATGACAAACAGGAAGACAAACCAGCGGTTGACGCCCCATCGCCACTTACGGGTTTCCTCCACGCGCAACCTCCTCGTGTTCAGAATCCTGAGACTCAGTTTGCTTACCGAGACCAGCGGTGCTGTGCAGTACCACTCGATAGATCAGGAACATCGTTAAAGGGAAGCTTGCCAATACTAAAACGATTGTGATGATCGGCTGAGTGTTGAAATGCAGATCGATGAGCAAGCCGATGACGATTGGGATGACGACCAGGAAGAGGGTTAGACATCCAACTTTTCCGAATACACCGATAAGTGCCTGAGAGAATCCCAAATGGTTTTGCGCTGTACCGGGCGAATTACCGTTTTGGGCCATCGTTAGAGAATTCTATCACAAGCATTTTTTAGGGTCAAAA
Coding sequences within:
- a CDS encoding F0F1 ATP synthase subunit A, with the protein product MEETRKWRWGVNRWFVFLFVILGVLAAKAFPPILPHVQLPAEELAGPITLPLVGEIYLTNTIVATLIVDLIVLLLAFAVHRAIRSGELVFRGVVGAIQTVLEALYGLAETTAGKWAKQFFPWMASIVLIVLMANWMELIPGVDSIGEVHGVQHEGYPIQELGQFGNLSIITIVKQSTQAAAASTSGSYSIVPFVRVVSTDLNFTVALALTVVVMVQVYGIRALGLSYFKKFINVKPIFSKPIFGVIDFAVGLLEIVSEISRIISFSFRLFGNIFAGSILLFVIGSLVPVFAQTIFLALEFGVGLIQAIVFGMLAMIFMAQATAGHGDEAHEGA
- a CDS encoding AtpZ/AtpI family protein, which codes for MAQNGNSPGTAQNHLGFSQALIGVFGKVGCLTLFLVVIPIVIGLLIDLHFNTQPIITIVLVLASFPLTMFLIYRVVLHSTAGLGKQTESQDSEHEEVARGGNP